The following are encoded together in the Ictidomys tridecemlineatus isolate mIctTri1 chromosome X, mIctTri1.hap1, whole genome shotgun sequence genome:
- the LOC101977428 gene encoding telomeric repeat-binding factor 1 yields the protein MERAREELEQFECQELTDCQMQLGAPEEEGGEAEEEEEEEGEDADLVAEGEAVAAGWMLDFLCLSLCQAFRDGRSEDFHRTRDSAEAIIHGLSSLTTYQLKTVYICQFLTRIAAGKSLDAQFENDERITPLESALMIWASIEKEHDKLHEEIENLIKIQAIAVCMENGSFKEAKEVFERIFDANSHTFSYNHMMKKIKSYVNYVLNEKSSTFLMKAAAKVVESEKSRKITSQDKLNGNDIEMETEVNLDKVKSVSDKQSAVTESSEGTISLLRSHKNLFISKLKHGSWQQNFNEKKERVETLQSGKEKEENRRITESKRVYVSNKQPKTPKKQRPRKQAWLWEEDKNLRSGVRKYGEGNWSKILSHYKFNNRTSVMLKDRWRTMKKLKLICSDTEN from the coding sequence ATGGAGAGGGCCAGAGAGGAACTAGAACAGTTTGAGTGCCAGGAACTGACCGACTGTCAGATGCAGTTGGGGGCCCCTGAGGAAGAGGGGGgggaggcggaggaggaggaggaagaagagggggaagACGCGGACCTGGTGGCGGAGGGCGAGGCAGTGGCTGCTGGCTGGATGCTCGAtttcctctgcctttctctttGCCAGGCCTTCCGCGACGGCCGCTCGGAGGACTTCCACCGGACCCGCGACAGCGCCGAAGCCATAATTCATGGATTATCCAGTCTTACAACTTATCAATTGAAAACTGTATACATATGTCAGTTTTTGACAAGAATTGCAGCAGGAAAATCCCTTGACGCACAGTTTGAAAATGATGAGCGAATTACACCCTTGGAATCAGCCCTGATGATTTGGGCTTCAATTGAAAAAGAACATGACAAACttcatgaagaaatagagaatttaattaaaattcaggCTATAGCTGTTTGTATGGAAAATGGCAGTTTTAAGGAAGCAAAAGAAGTCTTTGAAAGAATATTTGACGCAAATTCTCACACGTTCAGCTACAACCACATGATGAAGAAAATTAAGAGTTATGTGAATTATGTGCTTAATGAAAAATCATCAACTTTTCTAATGAAGGCAGCAGCAAAAGTAGTGGAAAGTGAAAAATCGAGAAAAATAACTTCTCAAGATAAACTTAATGGTAATGATATTGAAATGGAAACTGAAGTCAATTTGGATAAAGTAAAAAGTGTTAGTGACAAACAGTCTGCGGTAACTGAATCCTCAGAGGGTACAATATCCTTATTGAGGTCTCACAAGAATCTCTTCATATCCAAATTGAAACATGGAAGCTGGCAGCAAAACtttaatgagaaaaaggagagagtaGAAACTCTTCAaagtggaaaggaaaaagaagaaaacagaagaatcacTGAAAGCAAGAGAGTATATGTttcaaacaaacaacccaaaacTCCTAAAAAACAGCGACCTAGGAAACAGGCATGGCTTTGGGAAGAAGACAAGAATTTGAGATCTGGTGTGAGGAAGTATGGAGAGGGAAACTGGTCTAAAATACTATCACATTATAAATTCAACAACCGAACAAGTGTCATGTTAAAAGACAGATGGAGGACTATGAAGAAACTAAAATTGATTTGCTCAGACACTGAAAACTGA